A region of Halictus rubicundus isolate RS-2024b chromosome 17, iyHalRubi1_principal, whole genome shotgun sequence DNA encodes the following proteins:
- the LOC143362511 gene encoding protein lethal(2)essential for life: MALVSRNLFRNWWEDMDRYHRELEEHFKRLSAKDGLWETPPIPSFSERFRPWKDMMQELEHQVGGTTHAVERGQDKFQVVVDVQQFAPEEITVKTDDKCITIEGKHEEKKDQHGYISRQFVRRYQLPQGYDIGHVTPSLSSDGVLTITAPRLALPAPGERIIPVTRSNAPAIRA, translated from the exons ATGGCGCTAGTATCGAGGAATCTTTTCCGCAATTGGTGGGAAGACATGGATCGTTATCATCGCGAACTTGAGGAGCATTTCAAACGTTTGAGCGCCAAGGACGGTCTATGGGAAACACCACCAATCCCATCCTTCTCCGAACGCTTCCGTCCATGGAAGGACATGATGCAAGAACTCGAACATCAG GTCGGCGGCACGACGCATGCGGTTGAGAGGGGTCAGGACAAGTTCCAGGTGGTCGTCGACGTGCAACAATTCGCCCCTGAAGAGATCACCGTCAAGACAGACGACAAATGCATCACCATCGAGGGCAAACACGAAGAGAAGAAGGACCAGCACGGCTACATATCAAGACAGTTCGTCCGTCGATACCAACTTCCTCAGGGTTACGATATCGGCCACGTGACACCAAGTTTATCATCCGATGGTGTCCTCACGATCACTGCTCCTAGACTCGCTTTACCAGCTCCTGGCGAAAGAATCATACCCGTGACACGAAGCAACGCGCCAGCGATCAGAGCATAG
- the D2hgdh gene encoding D-2-hydroxyglutaric acid dehydrogenase, producing MSSRGLFRAFRTASSFRSFSANVKPAYTSDRYQVQRGPYAKIQNSHVSFFNDLLGQNRVISDPEECESYNIDYSKIVRGKSSLVLKPKTTEEVSAILKYCNENRLAVCPQSGNTGLVGGSVPVFDEIVVSMKLMNKIIETNELAGVLTCEAGCVLENLDNHLADVGLMMPIDLGAKGSCLIGGCVSTNAGGLRLLRYGNLHGNVLGLEAVKANGDVVDCLNTLKKNNTGYHLKHMFIGSEGTLGIVTKVAIQCPPLPKAVNVAFLGLNNFDKVLKAFQLAKKELGEILSSYEMMDKLALGVSMDAFGLKSPLTSVPGGHDFYVLLETSGSNVTHDEEKLASFVEKALADDIIEDGTLTSDPAKVKNIWSLRERISEGILRDGYVFKYDISIPLPSFYKVIEVLRDRVRDPRILNISGYGHLGDGNIHVQVSIPNYEAEVAAQLQPFIFEYVSSLRGSVSAEHGIGFTKTKYLHMSRSSSEIELMHDLKKLMDPNGILNPYKVLHPIKAAS from the exons ATGAGTTCGCGCGGCTTGTTCCGCGCGTTTCGCACCGCCTCGAGCTTCCGCTCGTTCTCCGCGAACGTGAAACCGGCGTACACGTCCGACAGGTACCAAGTGCAACGGGGTCCTTACGCAAAGATCCAAAACTCGCATGTGTCCTTCTTCAACGATCTACTCGGTCAGAACAGGGTGATCTCGGACCCTGAGGAATGCGAGAGTTACAACATAGATTACTCGAAAATTGTCAGAG GGAAGAGTAGTCTGGTTTTGAAACCAAAGACCACGGAGGAAGtgtccgccatattgaaatACTGCAACGAGAATCGGTTAGCCGTATGTCCTCAGAGCGGTAACACTGGTCTCGTTGGAGGCAGCGTGCCAGTATTCGACGAGATCGTTGTTTCGATGAAACTGATGAATAAGATCATCGAAACGAACGAGTTGGCAG GTGTGTTAACCTGCGAGGCCGGCTGCGTCTTAGAGAACCTGGACAATCATTTGGCGGACGTAGGCTTGATGATGCCAATCGATCTCGGCGCTAAAGGTAGTTGCTTGATTGGCGGTTGCGTGTCGACGAATGCCGGCGGTTTGAGACTTCTTCGCTACGGCAATCTGCATGGGAACGTGCTTGGTCTCGAAGCT GTGAAGGCGAACGGTGACGTAGTCGACTGCTTGAACACGCTCAAGAAGAATAACACCGGCTACCATCTGAAGCACATGTTCATAGGGTCCGAGGGAACCCTGGGCATCGTGACGAAAGTCGCCATTCAATGTCCTCCACTTCCGAAAGCCGTGAACGTCGCGTTTTTAG GTCTGAACAATTTCGACAAGGTCCTGAAAGCATTTCAGCTGGCGAAGAAGGAACTGGGGGAGATCCTGTCCTCCTACGAGATGATGGACAAGTTGGCGTTGGGCGTCTCGATGGACGCGTTCGGCCTGAAAAGCCCGCTGACCTCGGTGCCCGGCGGACACGATTTTTACGTCCTGTTGGAGACTTCCGGTAGCAACGTGACCCACGACGAAGAGAAGCTCGCGTCCTTCGTGGAGAAGGCGCTCGCGGATGACATCATCGAGGACGGTACGCTGACGTCGGACCCTGCTAAAGTAAAA AATATATGGTCGCTCAGAGAAAGGATTAGCGAGGGAATTCTGCGGGACGGATACGTGTTCAAATACGACATTTCGATACCCTTGCCGTCCTTCTACAAGGTGATCGAGGTGCTCAGGGATCGCGTGCGCGATCCACGAATCCTAAACATCAGCGGTTACGGCCATTTAG GCGACGGAAACATTCACGTGCAAGTTTCAATACCGAACTACGAAGCCGAAGTGGCGGCGCAGTTGCAACCGTTCATCTTCGAGTATGTTTCCAGTCTTCGCGGCAGTGTTAGCGCCGAACACGGTATAGGATTCACCAAAACCAAGTACCTGCATATGAGTAGATCATCGTCTGAGATCGAGCTGATGCACGACCTGAAGAAGCTCATGGATCCGAACGGTATCCTCAATCCGTACAAAGTTCTGCATCCGATCAAGGCAGCTTCGTAA